In one window of Nitrospira sp. DNA:
- a CDS encoding DUF3147 domain-containing protein, producing the protein MGEWAKYALYFLLGGTIVSISTYLGSQGRSFLAAFASTFPAMTGATFVLIYLNSGNDHLVTYAKNLLWFVPPWLVYVGCMIYGVERIGFWLSMAGSLALYMVCVALVKFLAR; encoded by the coding sequence ATGGGTGAATGGGCGAAGTACGCACTGTACTTCCTGTTGGGCGGCACAATCGTCAGCATCTCGACATACCTCGGGTCGCAAGGCCGGTCATTTCTCGCCGCCTTCGCCAGCACCTTCCCGGCAATGACCGGCGCAACATTCGTGCTGATTTACCTGAACAGCGGCAACGACCATCTCGTCACCTACGCCAAAAATCTCCTGTGGTTTGTGCCCCCCTGGCTGGTGTATGTCGGCTGCATGATCTATGGGGTCGAACGGATCGGTTTTTGGCTCTCCATGGCCGGCTCACTCGCCCTCTACATGGTTTGCGTCGCGCTGGTGAAATTCCTGGCGCGGTAG